One Aquarana catesbeiana isolate 2022-GZ linkage group LG06, ASM4218655v1, whole genome shotgun sequence genomic region harbors:
- the LOC141147200 gene encoding uncharacterized protein isoform X2 produces MMNRLLHLFVVPLSEDEIKKANECKLQTLNIFNDALKKKDALLLDTPAEFSDQEKLDGFPIISTELVKDLIGQLQNVTFRRGRSQRMNAYVRPTDGDGIVYLCPKFWQLPEFLQLNSRPDNLIHRTSLLLGYGDTIEENTEKVKKSQQHKLCPISALLIQIAFSFFMNHRGSYIYGFYSCCGETARDTVCEKSIMSSVLRILYISKASLLSKDEGKMANEAKQRALNILNDALKKKDSLLVDDPEEFGKEKKSGLFPLISTDLVKDLIGELQKVTFKRNKDPESETKTIAYVNPFAGDRTVYLSINFFEQQEFLQMNSRPETLIHEVSHFLGYGHTIGENEEKLKTSRQYKLCPVSVHGIETALSILMNHRGTYTDGSYSCCGETSRDTVCEKSVMTQELRKKRDILHHTGEPLDLPEVPQNLNEMSDFNRLSCLGMMFLLEEISLFSIMEDFLVKINSITTQPQVGAFLEASSIALPSGK; encoded by the exons ATGATGAACAGGCTGTTGCATTTATTTGTcgttccactgagtgaagatgaaATTAAAAAGGCCAATGAATGCAAACTGCAAACCCTGAATATATTCAATGACGCTCTAAAGAAGAAGGACGCACTCCTGTTGGATACTCCAGCTGAGTTCAGTGATCAGGAAAAGCTTGATGGCTTCCCTATAATCAGCACAGAGCTGGTGAAAGACCTGATCGGCCAACTCCAGAACGTTACATTTAGAAGAGGGAGATCCCAAAGGATGAATGCTTATGTGCGTCCAACTGATGGAGATGGAATTGTATATTTATGTCCGAAGTTTTGGCAACTGCCTGAGTTCCTACAACTCAACTCTCGTCCAGACAACCTCATCCATAGAACCTCACTGTTACTTGGGTATGGGGATACAATTGAGGAGAACACAGAAAAAGTTAAAAAGTCTCAACAACACAAGCTGTGCCCTATTTCAGCACTTCTCATTCAGATAGCATTTTCATTTTTCATGAATCATAGGGGGTCTTACATTTATGGCTTCTATTCCTGCTGTGGGGAGACAGCTAGGGATACAGTGTGTGAGAAATCCATAATGAGTTCTGTATTAAGGATTTTATACATCAGCAAAGCCTCTCTTTTAAGCAAAGATGAAGGTAAAATGGCTAATGAGGCTAAACAACGAGCCCTGAATATCCTCAATGACGCTCTGAAGAAGAAAGACAGCCTTCTGgtggatgatccagaagagttTGGTAAAGAAAAGAAATCGGGGTTGTTTCCATTAATCAGCACAGATCTGGTGAAAGATTTGATCGGTGAACTCCAAAAAGTAACATTTAAGAGGAATAAAGATCCAGAAAGTGAAACAAAAACAATTGCCTATGTGAATCCATTTGCTGGAGATAGAACTGTGTATCTGTCAATAAACTTTTTTGAGCAGCAAGAATTCTTACAGATGAATTCCCGACCAGAGACCCTCATCCATGAGGTCTCTCACTTTTTGGGTTACGGACACACCATTggggaaaatgaagaaaaattgaaaacatctCGACAGTATAAACTATGCCCCGTTTCAGTTCACGGAATTGAAACAGCACTTTCAATTCTTATGAATCATAGGGGGACTTACACCGATGGCTCATATTCCTGCTGTGGGGAGACATCCCGGGACACTGTCTGTGAAAAATCAGTCATGACACAAGAATTAAG GAAGAAGAGAGATATATTGCACCATACTGGAGAGCCACTGGATCTTCCCGAAGTACCGCA AAACCTAAATGAAATGAGTGACTTCAACAGACTGAGTTGCTTAGGGATGATGTTCTTGCTTGAAGAGATAAG CCTGTTCTCTATTATGGAAGATTTCTTGGTTAAAATCAACAGCATCACAACCCAGCCCCAGGTGGGCGCTTTTCTGGAAGCTTCATCGATCGCACTTCCAAGTGGAAAGTGA
- the LOC141147200 gene encoding uncharacterized protein isoform X1, with protein sequence MMNRLLHLFVVPLSEDEIKKANECKLQTLNIFNDALKKKDALLLDTPAEFSDQEKLDGFPIISTELVKDLIGQLQNVTFRRGRSQRMNAYVRPTDGDGIVYLCPKFWQLPEFLQLNSRPDNLIHRTSLLLGYGDTIEENTEKVKKSQQHKLCPISALLIQIAFSFFMNHRGSYIYGFYSCCGETARDTVCEKSIMSSVLRILYISKASLLSKDEGKMANEAKQRALNILNDALKKKDSLLVDDPEEFGKEKKSGLFPLISTDLVKDLIGELQKVTFKRNKDPESETKTIAYVNPFAGDRTVYLSINFFEQQEFLQMNSRPETLIHEVSHFLGYGHTIGENEEKLKTSRQYKLCPVSVHGIETALSILMNHRGTYTDGSYSCCGETSRDTVCEKSVMTQELRTARKKRDILHHTGEPLDLPEVPQNLNEMSDFNRLSCLGMMFLLEEISLFSIMEDFLVKINSITTQPQVGAFLEASSIALPSGK encoded by the exons ATGATGAACAGGCTGTTGCATTTATTTGTcgttccactgagtgaagatgaaATTAAAAAGGCCAATGAATGCAAACTGCAAACCCTGAATATATTCAATGACGCTCTAAAGAAGAAGGACGCACTCCTGTTGGATACTCCAGCTGAGTTCAGTGATCAGGAAAAGCTTGATGGCTTCCCTATAATCAGCACAGAGCTGGTGAAAGACCTGATCGGCCAACTCCAGAACGTTACATTTAGAAGAGGGAGATCCCAAAGGATGAATGCTTATGTGCGTCCAACTGATGGAGATGGAATTGTATATTTATGTCCGAAGTTTTGGCAACTGCCTGAGTTCCTACAACTCAACTCTCGTCCAGACAACCTCATCCATAGAACCTCACTGTTACTTGGGTATGGGGATACAATTGAGGAGAACACAGAAAAAGTTAAAAAGTCTCAACAACACAAGCTGTGCCCTATTTCAGCACTTCTCATTCAGATAGCATTTTCATTTTTCATGAATCATAGGGGGTCTTACATTTATGGCTTCTATTCCTGCTGTGGGGAGACAGCTAGGGATACAGTGTGTGAGAAATCCATAATGAGTTCTGTATTAAGGATTTTATACATCAGCAAAGCCTCTCTTTTAAGCAAAGATGAAGGTAAAATGGCTAATGAGGCTAAACAACGAGCCCTGAATATCCTCAATGACGCTCTGAAGAAGAAAGACAGCCTTCTGgtggatgatccagaagagttTGGTAAAGAAAAGAAATCGGGGTTGTTTCCATTAATCAGCACAGATCTGGTGAAAGATTTGATCGGTGAACTCCAAAAAGTAACATTTAAGAGGAATAAAGATCCAGAAAGTGAAACAAAAACAATTGCCTATGTGAATCCATTTGCTGGAGATAGAACTGTGTATCTGTCAATAAACTTTTTTGAGCAGCAAGAATTCTTACAGATGAATTCCCGACCAGAGACCCTCATCCATGAGGTCTCTCACTTTTTGGGTTACGGACACACCATTggggaaaatgaagaaaaattgaaaacatctCGACAGTATAAACTATGCCCCGTTTCAGTTCACGGAATTGAAACAGCACTTTCAATTCTTATGAATCATAGGGGGACTTACACCGATGGCTCATATTCCTGCTGTGGGGAGACATCCCGGGACACTGTCTGTGAAAAATCAGTCATGACACAAGAATTAAG aactgCCAGGAAGAAGAGAGATATATTGCACCATACTGGAGAGCCACTGGATCTTCCCGAAGTACCGCA AAACCTAAATGAAATGAGTGACTTCAACAGACTGAGTTGCTTAGGGATGATGTTCTTGCTTGAAGAGATAAG CCTGTTCTCTATTATGGAAGATTTCTTGGTTAAAATCAACAGCATCACAACCCAGCCCCAGGTGGGCGCTTTTCTGGAAGCTTCATCGATCGCACTTCCAAGTGGAAAGTGA